The following coding sequences are from one Mytilus trossulus isolate FHL-02 chromosome 8, PNRI_Mtr1.1.1.hap1, whole genome shotgun sequence window:
- the LOC134727547 gene encoding uncharacterized protein LOC134727547 has protein sequence MMKREHFRGYNPSAMSKAYKAVIDDKLPVHSAAMSYGVPHETLGYMVAEKIVPVCSNLANMPIFTPEEELILMTRLIEMDELGYDHSRQEMVNIANDYAIVLAQKTKDCMSLSLTWFRNMLRRWPHFKAVSQRAFSVARTKSEYKGIIIKFFNELEKTLLKFDLIDKPHLIYNVDEKVVAMCGKDEIVTILGCGNAAGSALPPYFILPEQRMNDKLLEGSPSGTSCSVSNDGWSNSEIFMDFLCNHFKKNVPGEGHLLVLLDGDKSHIPIGTLLWARRHNIILQLIPALTSNFLQPLHVSCYGPFQNEFNNMCHETILTKRCTLSPEDICSLACTAYGGALSASNLQAGFKHTGIYPFTKDLINDMPPILSRACNSNSEKNESQLENVVYLQLLNEAIENEGVSGINI, from the coding sequence atgatgaagagGGAACATTTTCGAGGGTACAATCCATCAGCAATGTCAAAAGCTTATAAGGCTGTTATCGATGACAAGCTTCCAGTCCATTCAGCAGCGATGTCGTATGGTGTTCCACACGAGACACTGGGGTATATGGTGGCTGAAAAAATAGTTCCTGTGTGTTCTAACTTGGCAAATATGCCTATATTTACTCCAGAGGAAGAACTCATATTAATGACTCGCTTGATAGAAATGGATGAACTAGGATATGACCATAGTCGTCAGGAAATGGTGAACATAGCTAACGACTATGCAATAGTGCTTGctcagaaaactaaagattgtaTGTCCTTGAGTTTGACATGGTTTCGAAATATGCTTCGACGGTGGCCACATTTTAAAGCTGTTAGCCAAAGGGCATTTTCAGTTGCAAGGACAAAATCAGAATACAAAGGAATCATTATTAAGTTTTTTAATGAACTGGAGAAAACCTTACTAAAATTCGATCTCATTGACAAACCTCATTTAATCTACAATGTTGACGAGAAGGTTGTTGCCATGTGTGGAAAGGATGAAATCGTCACTATTTTGGGGTGTGGAAACGCAGCTGGTAGTGCATTGCCTCCTTACTTTATCTTACCAGAGCAGCGAATGAATGATAAACTGTTAGAGGGGTCTCCGTCAGGGACTTCATGTTCAGTCTCAAATGATGGATGGTcaaattctgaaatttttatggATTTCCTCTGCaatcatttcaaaaaaaatgtccCAGGTGAAGGACATTTATTGGTATTGTTAGATGGAGATAAATCTCATATCCCTATTGGCACACTTCTATGGGCAAGGCGTCATAATATTATACTACAATTAATTCCCGCACTCACCAGCAACTTTTTACAACCACTTCACGTAAGTTGTTATGGACCCTTTCAAAATGAATTCAACAATATGTGTCATGAAACTATCTTAACAAAGAGATGTACACTTTCTCCCGAAGATATTTGCTCTTTGGCATGCACAGCTTACGGAGGTGCATTATCAGCTAGTAATTTGCAGGCTGGTTTTAAACATACTGGAATTTATCCATTTACCAAAGATTTGATAAATGACATGCCCCCGATACTATCAAGAGCCTGTAACAGTAAtagtgaaaaaaatgaaagccaactTGAAAATGTGGTTTACTTGCAGCTATTAAATGAAGCCATAGAGAATGAAGGTGTTTCTGGTATTAATATTTAG